TGTGATCGCTAGCTGAAACTTCATTCCCCGCCGTGTCACTGATGGTGATATCCGCTTTGACATCGTTACTGCCTTCGTGCAGCACACCCGCATCCACCTGCACCGTCCAGCTGGAGCCGTCCGCCCCCACCACCGTATCGAATGTCTGCCCGTTGACCGTTACAGTGATCACGTCACCGGCTTTGGCGTCGCCGCTGACCGTACCGCTCAGCTCCACCGTCCCGTCTTCCCGGGTGATCGCCGCCAGCTCCTCTGTATTCAGGTAGTTATCGTCGCCCGTGATCGGGTTAATAGTAATATCCACTTCCAGTGTCGCCTGGCCCACATGGCTGTCGGCAGTGCCGGTCGCTTCATTACCGTACTCATCGCGAGTAGTAACACTGGCATTCACATCACCGGATGCCAGTAAATCGCTGGTATTAACCTCTACCGACCAGTTGCCATCGTCGCCAACGGTAGTGGTATATTCGTTACCGTTAACAGTAACCGTTACAATATCTCCGGGCTTTACATCCAGCCCGGTGCTGCCGGTTACCCGGGTTTTCTCTGCCCCGGCTTCGTGCATATTAATAATATTATCGCCAGCAATAGGATCGATGGTGATACTGGCTGAAGGGGGAATAATGATCGGTGGCTCATCACCACCATCAGAATAAGAATCAGACTCCGGCTGCAGCAGGGTTTCTTCCTGCGGCGGCGGCGGGAATGCAATATCAATGCCTTCAGTAGGGTAGCCCGCGGTCGGGTCGAGAATTTGCCCGGTAAGATCAAGCACAACGTGGGTATGACCACCGCCGCCGTCTCCGGCTTCGCCGGGAAGCGGGTTAGTGACAGGGGAATTACCGGCGGCGGTTGCTTCCAGCACCTGGGTCGGGTCAGCACCTTCAGCAATGGCCTGCTGCACTGCTGCAATATCCTGGGGAGCTGCGGCCTCCGGGGTTGCGGTAACCGCGCTATTGTCTCCCCAGTTACTTAACCGGCCAATGTCGAGGCTTTTTCCGTTTGCCAGTGCAACCGTTGCCGACCCCTGATCGGTAACCACCTGCTCACCGCGCAGAACCTGTTCCCCTTCCGTTGCCTGGCGGCGTGTACCATCAGAGGCCACAATCCACACCTGCCCCACCATTGATTTAATCGTACCTATAACTGTCGACATAGCATCTCTCCCTGGAGTGCAATTCCATTGCGAATCAGATAATTCCCCGGGCTAATACTTCAAAATTAGCGCCTGATATATTATCGTGGCGGCGTAATGCTCTAAATCAAAATCCACTTTCACTTATTTATTCAAATATATTCATAAGCCAGCGTATTAGTAATAATATCTTTATATTATTTTTGTAAAACAGCGTATTTGCGTGATTATCCGCTTTCGTCTTTGGTTTATCTTACTTATGGAATGGGTAAAATTGTAAAGGGACTACAACACTATGAAAAAGCGCAATGCTATTATTATTGCTGCGTCGTTACCCCTCATTATCACAGGTTCGGCACAGGCATTAACGTTAGAACAGGCAATAAAAAATACGCTTAACTCTCATCCGGAAGTCAGTGCGTCTGTAAATAGTCGTTACGCTTCAGATTATGATCTGAAAGCAGCAAAAGGCGGCTATTTACCAACCCTGAATTTGAATGCAGGAACCGGATGGGAACAAACGGATAACTCCACCACCCGCGCGGCAAATGATCATCGCCGTAATCTGCACCGCAGCGAATCATCACTGATGCTGACGCAAAACGTCTTCAACGGTTTTGCCACCACCAGTGAAGTTGCGCGCCAGAAAGCCACCGTGAACTCCCGGGCTTACGGGGTCAGCAACAGCAGTGAAACGACCGCGCTGAGCGCCATCCAGGCCTATATGGATGTTCTGATGCGCCAGCAGTTTGTACAGCTTGCCCAGGAGAACCTCACCAGCCACGAACGCATTTTTGATCAAATCAACCTGCGTACCAGCCGTGGTGTTGGCCGTAAGGCAGACTATGAACAGGCCGAAGCGCGTCTGGCTCAGGCCCGCAACAACCTGCTGACCGAACAAACCAATCTGGAAGATGCCCGCACTAACTTCTTCAGCGTGACCGGTACTGAAGCGAGCGATCTGAGCAAGCCCGCCTCTGTGGTGACCCCGGGCTCACTGGAAGAAGCCCGAAAAGTAATGCTGGAAAACAGCCCGCTGTTAAAAGTGGCTGAGGCTGATGTAGAAGCCACCCGCCAGCAGTATGAGGCGTCCAAGTCTACCTTCTACCCGAATGTAAACCTCGAACTTGGCCGCACCATGAACAATAATATCGACGGCACTCGCGGCCACGATCAGGAATGGCAGGCCATGGTGCGCATGCGCTATAACCTGTTCAACGGCGGCAGCGATAAAGCCAACCTGACATCCAATGCCTATAAACTGCGTGAAGCCCAGGATGTGCGTAATAATACCCGGCGCCAGTTAACCGAGGAATTACGCCTGGCGTGGACCGCATTACAAAATGCCAATCAGCAGGTGCCGATTGCCCAGCAATATGCCGATCAGAGCTATAAAGTACGCGATGCTTACCAGCACCAGTTCAGTATTGGTGAGCGTACTCTGCTTGACTTACTGGACAGTGAAAACGAAGTCTTCACCGCCCAGCGCCGCGCCATTGAAATGCAATATGTGGAGCTCTTCTCAGGCTACCGGATCAAAGCCCGTACCGGTGAACTGCTGAAGTCCATGTCTATTCAGCCACTGGCCGCCAGCGAAGCCACATGGAAAGAGGATCAGCAATCTTTACCTGACCTGCAATAACAGCGTTTGCCGCAGGGAGTTCTTACTCCCTGCGCAGCATGGAGCGATACTGTGATACCCCGGTTATTCAGGGGGATATAAGGATATAAATTATGGCGCTACATTCTGTTTCCGGCCCCGGCGAGGATTATGCTGACACCCCGGAAGATACCGGTATCGACCCCCGCAGCCTGCATGATGATCCATTACTGGACAGTCTGCTGGCTATCTGCACATTACACGGTATTGCCGCCAGCCGGATATCGCTGACGGCGGGCCTGCCGCTGAAAAATAACCGCCTGACGATGGATGTTTTTGCCCGCGCCGCCGCCCGGGCCAATTTGCGCGCCCGCCTGTTAAGGCGCGATCTGAAAAAAATAACCGCCATCTCGCTTCCGGCAATTCTGATGCTCAGAGAGAACCGCACCGCCGTGTTGCTGGGCTGGAATGATGACGGCCAGGCACGACTGCTGCCCAGTGAAGCCGGGGGCGGAGAAGTACAGGTAGATCCCGGGGTTCTCGCCGGTGAATATACCGGTGTGGCGCTGTTTATTCAGCCCCTGCACCAGCGTGAACGCGGCCGGTCCGCGCTGATCCCGCGCACCAAAACCTGGTTTCGCGATACGCTGCGCCTTTCGCGCACCCTGTACAGCGACGCTATCGTCGCCAGTTTTCTGATCAATATCATCGCCCTGTGTACCCCACTGTTTGTGATGAACGTCTATGACCGGGTCGTCCCCAACCAGGCCACCGCAACACTGTGGGTGCTGGCTATTGGTATCACGGTCGCTTTCCTGTTTGATCTGCTGCTGAAAACGCTGCGCGGCAGGGCGCTGGATCTCGCCGGGAAAAAAACCGATATGATCGTCTCAGCCTCGCTGTTTAGCCGGATCAACGGCATGGCGATGAAAGCGCGCCCCACCCGGCTTGGCAGCTTTGCACAGAATATTCATGAGATTCAGTCCCTGCGGGATTTTCTCTCCTCGCTCACCCAGGCCACACTGATTGACCTGCCCTTTACCCTGCTGATGCTGCTGGTTATTGGCCTTATCGGTGGGCCGCTGGTCTTTATTCCGCTGGTTGCCTTTCCGTTAGCGCTGGGTGTGAGCTGGCTTATTCAGAAACCGCTTAATGAAACCATCGACGACACCATGAAACTGGCCTCTGAGCGCCAGGCGGTACTGATTGAGACCCTGAGCGGCCTTGATGCGGTAAAAGTGAATAACGCCCAGAGCGAGCGCCAGTATCTGTGGGAAAACACCCTCGGCGCATTAAGTAAAAAAGAGCTGCGGGTAAAAACTCTCTCTACCCTGGCGGTGAACTTTACCGCCTGGCTGCAGCAGTTTTCCGGCGTGGCGATGATCGTCGCCGGGGTGTATCTGATTATCAACGGCAACCTCAGTATGGGGGGGCTTATCGCCTGCTATATGCTCAATGGCCGCGCACTGGCACCCATGGGGCAACTGAGTAGCCTGATGACGCGCTACCAGCAGGCGCGCATGACCATTGAAACCACAGACAGCATGATGGACCTGCCCCAGGAGCGCCAGGACGATCGCCCTTCCGTTGCCCGGGAGCGCCTCCAGGGGGCGATTGCTTTTCAGAACGTCACCTTCACCTATCCGGATCAGAAACACAGCTCTCTGAAGCAAATCTCGTTCTCCATTGCCGCCGGGGAGCGGGTGGGGATTATCGGCCGCAGCGGCTCCGGTAAAA
This Shimwellia blattae DSM 4481 = NBRC 105725 DNA region includes the following protein-coding sequences:
- a CDS encoding TolC family outer membrane protein codes for the protein MKKRNAIIIAASLPLIITGSAQALTLEQAIKNTLNSHPEVSASVNSRYASDYDLKAAKGGYLPTLNLNAGTGWEQTDNSTTRAANDHRRNLHRSESSLMLTQNVFNGFATTSEVARQKATVNSRAYGVSNSSETTALSAIQAYMDVLMRQQFVQLAQENLTSHERIFDQINLRTSRGVGRKADYEQAEARLAQARNNLLTEQTNLEDARTNFFSVTGTEASDLSKPASVVTPGSLEEARKVMLENSPLLKVAEADVEATRQQYEASKSTFYPNVNLELGRTMNNNIDGTRGHDQEWQAMVRMRYNLFNGGSDKANLTSNAYKLREAQDVRNNTRRQLTEELRLAWTALQNANQQVPIAQQYADQSYKVRDAYQHQFSIGERTLLDLLDSENEVFTAQRRAIEMQYVELFSGYRIKARTGELLKSMSIQPLAASEATWKEDQQSLPDLQ
- a CDS encoding type I secretion system permease/ATPase; this translates as MALHSVSGPGEDYADTPEDTGIDPRSLHDDPLLDSLLAICTLHGIAASRISLTAGLPLKNNRLTMDVFARAAARANLRARLLRRDLKKITAISLPAILMLRENRTAVLLGWNDDGQARLLPSEAGGGEVQVDPGVLAGEYTGVALFIQPLHQRERGRSALIPRTKTWFRDTLRLSRTLYSDAIVASFLINIIALCTPLFVMNVYDRVVPNQATATLWVLAIGITVAFLFDLLLKTLRGRALDLAGKKTDMIVSASLFSRINGMAMKARPTRLGSFAQNIHEIQSLRDFLSSLTQATLIDLPFTLLMLLVIGLIGGPLVFIPLVAFPLALGVSWLIQKPLNETIDDTMKLASERQAVLIETLSGLDAVKVNNAQSERQYLWENTLGALSKKELRVKTLSTLAVNFTAWLQQFSGVAMIVAGVYLIINGNLSMGGLIACYMLNGRALAPMGQLSSLMTRYQQARMTIETTDSMMDLPQERQDDRPSVARERLQGAIAFQNVTFTYPDQKHSSLKQISFSIAAGERVGIIGRSGSGKSSLAKLIIGFYQPDSGEILIDGMDANQIDVSDLRHNIGYVPQDIYLFSGTLRENLLSGASYVDDDAMLRVSRLAGVHEFARKHPDGYNMQVGERGLNLSGGQRQAVVLARALLLDPPILLLDEPTSSMDNTTEDAVRRALMETTRDRTLLLVTHRASLLPLVDRLIIVERGHIIADGPRDNVLAALKKGQIHASH